The Bacteroidota bacterium genome window below encodes:
- a CDS encoding cofactor-independent phosphoglycerate mutase, producing the protein MKYIIILADGMADRLIKELGDKTPLMAANTPNIDKLCAMSCTGKLITVPEGMHPGSEVANMGVLGYNVKEVYEGRGVLEAASMGIRLGNTDLAMRCNLICIEDGKIKNHSAGHITTEEATPIIETLNKEFSSDKLQFYPGVSYRHLLVLKEGSKQIECTPPHDVPGTDFHEVFIKSLSEEGRDTANYLNELIVKSQEILENHPVNLKRKDEGKDPANSIWMWSPGYKPKMKTFKELFGIRKGAVISAVDLIQGIGVYAGFKVIKVEGATGLYDTNYEGKAKAAVDALQDSNFVYLHIEAPDEAGHEGDYKLKTKVIEDIDKKVVKYILEETSHMKEPVSIALLPDHPTPCEIRTHVSDPVPFLIYKPNTLPDQVNKFDEFSVNSGYYGLLKGNEFIKSFLI; encoded by the coding sequence ATGAAATATATTATAATTCTCGCCGATGGCATGGCCGACCGACTCATAAAGGAACTGGGAGATAAAACTCCCCTGATGGCTGCAAATACTCCCAACATAGATAAGTTGTGTGCGATGAGTTGCACAGGAAAACTAATTACGGTTCCTGAGGGCATGCATCCGGGCAGTGAAGTGGCCAATATGGGTGTATTGGGTTATAATGTAAAAGAAGTTTATGAAGGCCGCGGAGTTCTTGAAGCTGCAAGTATGGGAATCAGGCTGGGCAATACAGACCTTGCTATGCGCTGTAATCTTATTTGTATAGAGGACGGAAAGATAAAAAATCATTCAGCCGGACACATCACAACAGAAGAAGCCACTCCAATAATCGAAACGCTTAATAAAGAATTTTCATCAGATAAATTGCAATTTTATCCCGGGGTAAGTTATCGTCATTTACTTGTACTGAAAGAGGGCTCCAAGCAAATTGAATGTACTCCTCCGCATGATGTCCCAGGCACTGATTTTCACGAGGTTTTCATCAAATCCCTTTCTGAAGAAGGGAGAGATACTGCAAATTATTTAAATGAATTAATCGTAAAATCACAGGAGATTCTCGAAAATCATCCTGTTAATTTAAAAAGAAAAGACGAAGGAAAAGATCCGGCAAATTCTATCTGGATGTGGTCGCCGGGATATAAGCCCAAAATGAAAACCTTTAAAGAATTATTTGGAATCCGGAAAGGTGCTGTAATTTCTGCTGTGGATCTTATTCAAGGTATTGGGGTTTATGCCGGTTTTAAAGTAATTAAAGTTGAAGGGGCAACCGGTTTATACGACACCAACTATGAAGGGAAAGCGAAAGCCGCTGTGGATGCTTTACAGGACTCAAATTTTGTTTATCTTCATATTGAAGCTCCAGATGAAGCCGGACATGAAGGGGATTATAAATTAAAAACAAAAGTAATCGAAGATATTGACAAGAAAGTGGTAAAATATATTCTTGAAGAAACTTCTCACATGAAAGAACCTGTCTCTATTGCCCTTTTACCGGACCATCCAACCCCCTGCGAGATACGTACCCATGTCAGCGATCCGGTTCCATTTCTGATATACAAACCCAATACTCTGCCCGACCAGGTAAATAAATTTGATGAATTCAGCGTTAATTCAGGATATTATGGCCTTTTAAAAGGAAACGAATTCATTAAATCTTTTTTGATCTAA
- the thrC gene encoding threonine synthase, giving the protein MKMMKQDILYYSTNLKAQPVAFSEALIKGLAPDKGLFMPETIPHFNFDEIKTFASKTYPEIAFSVLQRFLGDQISDQELHTLTHDAYNFPVPLENVAGRKYVMRLDQGPTASFKDFAARMMGRLMQYFLKKDNRNLLILTATSGDTGSAMANAFYGLDNIKIVILFPENEVSDRQRRQMTTLRQNVQTIALNGKFDDCQALVKQAFSDSDLEYLNLSSANSINIGRLLPQSIYYFYAYSRLSHGESNDEAIFSVPSGNFGDLMGGLLAKKMGLPVKKFVISTNENDEVPNYFKTGAYQPIVPSKNCLSSAMNVGHPSNLARIVALYKGAMNEKGEILKSPDMALMKQDMFAISISDSETIDTIKKAYNQYKLVLEPHGAVSWAGLKNYLDANPQDNNDQQLCISLETAHPAKFPDALKEFLHFEPSIPGSLQGLEDKTESFDKLENSYKAFKSYLKEHF; this is encoded by the coding sequence ATGAAAATGATGAAGCAAGATATTTTATACTACTCAACCAACTTAAAAGCCCAGCCGGTTGCTTTCAGCGAAGCCCTGATCAAAGGATTGGCCCCGGACAAAGGACTTTTCATGCCTGAAACCATTCCTCATTTTAACTTTGATGAAATTAAAACCTTTGCTTCAAAAACTTATCCTGAAATTGCATTTTCGGTGCTCCAACGTTTTTTAGGCGATCAGATCAGTGATCAGGAGCTTCATACTCTTACCCATGATGCATACAATTTTCCTGTTCCTTTGGAAAATGTCGCAGGGCGGAAATATGTCATGCGCCTTGATCAGGGCCCCACAGCCTCTTTTAAGGATTTTGCCGCCCGCATGATGGGAAGATTGATGCAGTATTTCCTCAAAAAAGACAACCGTAATCTTCTTATTCTTACAGCAACTTCAGGAGATACCGGTAGCGCCATGGCCAATGCCTTTTATGGACTGGACAACATAAAAATTGTCATACTCTTCCCTGAAAATGAAGTGTCCGACCGGCAAAGAAGGCAAATGACTACTCTCAGGCAGAATGTCCAGACAATAGCCCTCAACGGCAAATTTGACGATTGCCAGGCTCTGGTAAAACAGGCTTTTTCAGACTCAGACCTGGAATATCTGAACTTATCCTCCGCTAATTCAATAAATATTGGCAGACTATTGCCCCAAAGCATCTATTATTTCTATGCCTATTCCAGGTTAAGCCATGGAGAAAGTAATGATGAGGCTATTTTCTCTGTTCCTTCCGGAAATTTCGGAGACCTGATGGGCGGTTTACTGGCAAAAAAAATGGGTTTACCGGTTAAGAAATTCGTCATTTCCACCAATGAGAATGATGAAGTGCCCAATTATTTTAAGACGGGAGCATATCAACCCATTGTACCTTCCAAAAATTGCCTTTCAAGTGCCATGAATGTCGGGCATCCAAGCAATTTAGCCAGAATCGTTGCCCTTTATAAAGGCGCCATGAATGAAAAAGGAGAAATTCTTAAATCTCCGGATATGGCTTTAATGAAACAGGATATGTTTGCCATAAGTATCTCGGATTCAGAAACAATAGATACAATAAAAAAAGCATACAACCAGTATAAACTTGTGCTGGAACCTCACGGAGCAGTAAGTTGGGCAGGCTTGAAAAATTACCTGGATGCAAATCCACAGGATAATAACGACCAGCAGTTGTGCATTTCGCTCGAAACAGCTCATCCGGCCAAATTTCCTGATGCATTAAAAGAATTTTTACATTTCGAACCTTCTATACCCGGCAGTTTACAAGGTTTAGAAGACAAAACGGAATCATTTGACAAACTTGAAAATTCTTATAAAGCATTTAAATCATACTTAAAAGAACATTTTTAA